Proteins co-encoded in one Marinomonas sp. IMCC 4694 genomic window:
- the mtnN gene encoding 5'-methylthioadenosine/S-adenosylhomocysteine nucleosidase, which translates to MSVIGLIGAMDEEVAVIKAWMTQVREQTIAGCEFYVGQFEGKDVVLLKSGIGKVNAAVSTTLLLSQFTPDYVINIGSAGGYDTDLNVGDVVISDEVLHHDVDVTAFGYVMGQVPNMPATFVADAGLVQKAKDAVKTVAKVQAKTGLIGTGDSFMNDPVRVETVRVTFPALLAVEMEAAAVAQVCFKFETPFVIVRSLSDIAGKASPQSFEEYLSVAAENSSLMIQQMLKDN; encoded by the coding sequence ATGAGCGTAATCGGACTGATCGGAGCCATGGACGAAGAAGTTGCCGTCATTAAGGCGTGGATGACACAAGTGCGTGAGCAAACGATCGCGGGCTGTGAGTTTTACGTGGGACAGTTTGAAGGTAAAGACGTGGTGTTGCTGAAATCGGGCATTGGTAAAGTCAATGCGGCGGTATCGACGACCTTGTTACTGTCGCAATTTACCCCCGACTATGTGATTAATATCGGCTCGGCTGGCGGCTATGATACCGACTTAAATGTGGGTGATGTGGTGATCTCCGATGAAGTGCTGCACCACGATGTTGACGTGACGGCGTTTGGTTATGTGATGGGTCAAGTTCCGAATATGCCTGCGACATTTGTGGCGGATGCGGGTCTGGTTCAAAAAGCCAAGGACGCGGTAAAAACGGTAGCCAAAGTACAAGCGAAAACGGGATTGATTGGCACGGGTGACAGTTTTATGAACGACCCGGTTCGAGTGGAAACGGTGCGTGTGACGTTTCCGGCGTTGCTCGCGGTGGAAATGGAAGCGGCGGCGGTGGCGCAGGTGTGTTTTAAATTTGAAACGCCGTTTGTGATTGTTCGGTCTTTGTCTGATATTGCCGGTAAAGCGTCACCTCAAAGCTTCGAAGAGTATCTCTCCGTGGCGGCTGAAAACTCGTCATTGATGATTCAGCAAATGCTCAAGGATAACTAG